A window of the Arachis duranensis cultivar V14167 chromosome 5, aradu.V14167.gnm2.J7QH, whole genome shotgun sequence genome harbors these coding sequences:
- the LOC107489570 gene encoding PLASMODESMATA CALLOSE-BINDING PROTEIN 3: protein MMAILMYFVVFLAMAGHSRGALYCVCKDGVGDQSLQKAIDYACGAGADCTPILQNGPCYQPNTIKDHCNYAVNSYFQKKGQAQGSCDFSGAATTSPTAPPTSSSSCVFPTGPGNTGIGTGTTPTSTTPGTSPTTITPTTPTSATPGSTTGTGTGTGTGTGTGTGVGTGTGTGAGTTTGSPNNVFGISPSSSSTGAGGYNDSNDGGLHLTGTSNIMLLLLTLVAAFLRVQIS, encoded by the exons ATGATGGCTATTTTGATGTACTTTGTGGTTTTTCTGGCCATGGCTGGTCATTCAA GAGGAGCTCTTTACTGTGTATGCAAAGATGGTGTTGGAGATCAATCTCTTCAGAAAGCAATAGATTATGCATGTGGTGCTGGTGCTGATTGCACTCCTATTCTCCAAAATGGACCATGTTACCAACCCAACACTATTAAAGATCATTGCAACTATGCAGTTAATAGTTATTTCCAGAAAAAGGGTCAAGCTCAAGGAAGTTGTGATTTTTCTGGAGCTGCTACTACGAGCCCAACCGCACCTCCTA CTTCATCATCGTCATGTGTTTTCCCCACAGGTCCTGG CAACACTGGAATAGGTACTGGTACAACTCCAACCTCCACTACACCAGGAACATCACCAACCACCATAACTCCAACCACCCCAACAAGTGCAACTCCAGGTTCAACCACTGGCACTGGCACCGGTACAGGCACTGGAACGGGAACTGGCACAGGAGTTGGAACTGGCACTGGAACCGGAGCCGGGACAACCACTGGGAGCCCTAATAATGTGTTTGGAATTAGTCCATCATCATCTTCAACTGGAGCAGGTGGATACAATGACTCGAATGATGGAGGGCTTCATTTGACAGGCACTAGTAACATTATGTTGTTACTATTAACCCTAGTTGCTGCCTTCTTGAGGGTCCAAATATCTTAA